The Mesorhizobium sp. B2-1-8 genomic interval CGCGGGCATTCCTGTTGCGATGTCGCGCTGCCATGATCACGCGAACATTCAGGCGTTCGATGGCCTCCGCCAAAATCAGGCTTGGGGTCACGATCGAGGCGCGCCGACGAAGCCGCTGCAATTCGACGAGAATATCTCTGGCGACACCATGCTGCACGAGCTCGGGATCCGTCCGCACAGTGAAAAAGCGTTGGCCGTCGTCTTGCTCGACAAGGGCTGAGGTGATGTCCAGCAGTTCCTGTTCGCTCAGGCCCACCAGCGGCCCTCGCATCAGCGCGCCAAAGGCCAGCGTGTCGGAGGAATCCGCCAGGACCCGTAGCAACGCCAGAATGTCCTGCGTTTCCTGCCGCCGCATCAGAGTCTGGCCGGCTTGCGAGGATACCGCGAGGCCGCGCTGCTCAAGCGCACGCTCGTAACGCCACAGCTCCGTGTGTCCCGGAGAGAGCAGCGCGATGTCGCCGGCCCGCAGCGGAGTGGATGTCTTGTCCGCACGTTTTATCGACACATTGCCGATCAAGGTGGCGCAAATGTCGGCAACGCGCTCGGCTTCGGTCTCGCGAAACATTTCCGCGTAGATGCGACCCTCGGTAGCCACCTCGACGGTGAAGCGGGCGACGCAGGGAAGCGGGTGCGACGCTTCGAAGAGGGTGGGGGCGAGCGCGACATATCGGGGCTGCGAGGGCTTGGCAAAGACCGGCTCGAAGCAGGCGTTGACATGCTCGATGATCGGTTTCAGCGATCGGAAATTAGCGGTGATCTCAAGCACCGCACCATGATCCTGGCCGTCGATCAGCTGGCGGCAGAGTTCGTAGGCTTCGATGTCGGCGCCGCGAAAGCGATAGATCGCCTGTTTCGGATCGCCGACGAGGAAGAGCGCTCCGGACCGTAGCTCCGACTTCTCCCATTGTCCTGGCCGCGCTTGGGCCGCGGCGATCGAGAACAGGATCTCGTTCTGGATGCCGTCGGTGTCCTGGAACTCATCGACCAGGATATAGCGATAGCGCTGGCCGATGGCCTGGCGCACCTCGTCATGGGCGCGGACCAGCGAGCGGACGTGAATCAACAGATCGTCGAAATCCAGGATGGCGGCAGCGCGCTTGCGCGCCTGATAGCTTTCCAGCAACTGGTCGAGGGAGGTCGACAGCAAGCACACCAACGTGCTGGCGATATGACCGACGAGCTCGCTCCAGGCGGTGACGACGATTTCATAAAGCTCCCGGCCATCCTTTGAACCGACATCATTGCGGTGAGCGCCGAAGCCCCGCGCAGCCTCATCGTAGGTTTTCAGCTGCAGGCCTTTGCGCTCGAAGAGACGGCCGGTTCCCGGATCGCAGAGGCGCCACAGGGCTCGGAAACTCTCTTTGCTTGCGAGGCAGTCATGATATCGCTGCGCAAGCTCGCGCAATTCGTGCGCGATGTCGGAAAGCCATTTGTCGGGTTCGGCGCTCACCTGCCACCGGTCGAAATCGTCGACCGCCTGGACGAAATCAATGTCGGGCCGCGCGCCGGCGGACGGAAGGATCGGTTGGGCGTCGGGATGCTTGCGCCGAAGGTTCGCGAGTTCACGGATGAGATCCACCACCTGAAGCGGAATCTCTTCCGCCAATACGACAATCGGGTCGCCTTCCGCGGCATCGGCCGCGAGCCGATGCGAAAACCACGCCGACAGCTCCGCCATGAATAGATTGTCGGCGACGGTGGCATCGACCACACGGGCGCCGGGGTCGAGTCCGGCCTGGACGCCATGGCTGCGGATGACCGACTGGCAAAATCCGTGAATTGTCGTCGCCGTGAGCTCGTCGAGCCGGGGAAAGGCGACGATAAGCGCCTTGCGCTGCTGCTCCGAAAGGCCCTGCGGAAGAACCGCCTCAAGGAACGCGGGAACATCGCCTGCCAGCAGCTTATCGACCGTTTCCCTGATCCGGCGCGCGAGCTGGCTCGCGGCGAGCTCGGTAAAGGTGATGGCGGCGATCTCGCCAGGGTGGCGCCCGGCCGCCAGCATCATCGCCACACGACCGGCCATCAGGGAGGTCTTGCCCGTTCCCGCGGCCGCTTCGACCAACAGGATCGAGGAAAAATCGGTCATGGCCCGGCAACGGGCCTCCTGATCGGCGAGCGTCATGTCGAGGCACTCCAGAGCTTGTTGAGCGGCTGGTTGGCTGCCCGGAACTCTGAAGCCTTGCGGCGCAGATAAGTCTCGCGATCGGAAGGAAGCGCGAGGCGCATATCGTCGTAATCGGCGTCCTGCTCCCAACGCGGCGCGATCCGGCCGCTGCGCAGGATTGTCATGGCCGCCGACAGATAACCCGCCGCCTCACCAACCACCGCATCGAGCTCGTCGCCCTTGAGCTCGAAGATTGCCGGATCGTCGGCGAGATAGACTAGGCGCGCCACCACGGTCCTGACCTCAGGCAGCAGCGCACGGGCGGCGATCGCATAAAGCACGCGCTGCAGCTCTCGCCCCTGGCCCAACGCAATGCGGTGATGTCTCGGAGGCGGCTTCGCGCTCTTGTAGTCGGTTATCCGAGCGCCGTCGCCGGTGGCGCGAATATCAAGCCGATCCATGCGGCCGCCGAACACCAGACCAGTCTGCTCGATCGGGACCGTGCTCGTCGTGTCCCACGGCGCGCCTTCCCTGGCGCCGCCGCCTTGCCCGAACGGCACCTCCGTCCAACTGCGCGTATCGGATCTGACCTGATCATCGGCGGCGAGGCCTCTGGCAGTGCGACGCGCGGCCTCGCTCACCGTATGCCGCCACAGGATGGGTGGCGGAACGGAACGCTGTAGTGGCCATGCGTGCAGGATCGCCGTCGACGCATCAGCGATCGCGGCTTCGATCTCATCGGCGCTGGCGCGCGCAAATCCCGGCGTCGGCTCGAGCGCTATGATCGCGCCGCTGATCAGCTCATGAACCAGTTCGCCAAATGAGGCCGCACCGAGCTGCAGCGGGTCGGATTGGAACCGGACAGAGCGCCAGCCCAGAGCGTAGCGCCAGACGAACCCGAGCGGATCTCGCAACAGCCTCTGGAGCGATGTCGTCGACTGTACCCGTGTCAAGGCTCTCTCAATCGCCGGATGGTTTGCTCCTGAGAGGCCGTCATGCGGCGTCAACTCCGAAGGCCGTTGCCAGTTCCGCCAGCAAAGCTGCCTCTGGCGAACATGGGCGAGTTGGCCGGCATCGCGGGGTCTTGCCAACAGCCTATCCGCTTCGCTGAAAGCGTGCTCCGGGATTCGATCCCGCTTGTGCACGATCTCGCCGGAAGGCCAGAGGGAGCTGGGTGACAGAACGCCGCCCTTGGGGTTGCGCAGCGAGCGCGACAGAACGAGTTGCTCCCCGGTATGCGCCTGAATAATTTCGAAATGGCGCCGATCGCGCTCGGCGGCACCCAAAGGATGAAGCTTGCGGCGGTCGAGCAAA includes:
- a CDS encoding UvrD-helicase domain-containing protein — its product is MTLADQEARCRAMTDFSSILLVEAAAGTGKTSLMAGRVAMMLAAGRHPGEIAAITFTELAASQLARRIRETVDKLLAGDVPAFLEAVLPQGLSEQQRKALIVAFPRLDELTATTIHGFCQSVIRSHGVQAGLDPGARVVDATVADNLFMAELSAWFSHRLAADAAEGDPIVVLAEEIPLQVVDLIRELANLRRKHPDAQPILPSAGARPDIDFVQAVDDFDRWQVSAEPDKWLSDIAHELRELAQRYHDCLASKESFRALWRLCDPGTGRLFERKGLQLKTYDEAARGFGAHRNDVGSKDGRELYEIVVTAWSELVGHIASTLVCLLSTSLDQLLESYQARKRAAAILDFDDLLIHVRSLVRAHDEVRQAIGQRYRYILVDEFQDTDGIQNEILFSIAAAQARPGQWEKSELRSGALFLVGDPKQAIYRFRGADIEAYELCRQLIDGQDHGAVLEITANFRSLKPIIEHVNACFEPVFAKPSQPRYVALAPTLFEASHPLPCVARFTVEVATEGRIYAEMFRETEAERVADICATLIGNVSIKRADKTSTPLRAGDIALLSPGHTELWRYERALEQRGLAVSSQAGQTLMRRQETQDILALLRVLADSSDTLAFGALMRGPLVGLSEQELLDITSALVEQDDGQRFFTVRTDPELVQHGVARDILVELQRLRRRASIVTPSLILAEAIERLNVRVIMAARHRNRNARALVNLDALIERARGYSIAGLRAFIRDLQEDWERKARAQEGRIDAAEDAVEIVTIHSAKGLEWPIVIPVNSTTELYRPDQFVHRQSDNTLHWMLGGVAPLELAAARAAESLEDANQRERIWYVACTRARDLLILPHIPQASKDSWFSSIDLRQLNIPELNFTSLAQREMPAAASVPNEQSSDIFVAEQRCVEESAPPIVWRRPSEHDADRLGDPLEGVVTLESHIEHFEVVGAGARRGVILHKLMEELLTGELAGELGASVNRARELLDQLVTGVNDDEPQPDPNEMGAAALRGLALPQIAELRPHLVPEMAIWGRDEVNLIAGRADALAIIEDRVDAAIDWKSDVDPTPAVREAHVQQLRDYLSATGAMRGGIVYLTSGEIAWIVRQ